From the genome of Bosea sp. Tri-49, one region includes:
- a CDS encoding YbaN family protein produces the protein MPEPFRQQRRWHRPLYLAAGWLCTVLGIVGLILPMMPGTVFLIAAAWCFSRSSPRFESWLINHPRLGPQLVRWRQTGAIARRTKYVACGSMLLSFVIVALIDAPPIALWLSGAGLIAAGTYVASRPEPD, from the coding sequence GTGCCCGAACCATTCAGACAGCAGCGTCGCTGGCATCGGCCACTTTATCTCGCGGCCGGTTGGCTGTGCACGGTGCTCGGCATCGTCGGGCTGATCCTGCCGATGATGCCGGGCACGGTCTTCCTGATCGCCGCCGCCTGGTGCTTCTCGCGCTCCTCACCGCGCTTCGAGAGCTGGCTGATCAATCATCCCCGGCTCGGCCCGCAGCTGGTTCGCTGGCGGCAGACGGGCGCGATCGCCCGCAGGACGAAATACGTCGCTTGCGGCTCGATGCTGCTGAGCTTCGTCATCGTGGCGCTGATCGACGCGCCGCCGATCGCGCTCTGGCTGAGCGGCGCGGGCCTGATCGCGGCCGGCACCTATGTCGCGAGCCGGCCGGAGCCGGACTAG
- the glmU gene encoding bifunctional UDP-N-acetylglucosamine diphosphorylase/glucosamine-1-phosphate N-acetyltransferase GlmU → MQPARTCLAIVLAAGEGTRMKSARPKVLHEVAGRSLLGHALAAVAAAGADALAVVIGPDRPDVEAEVKKHAPHAAVFVQSERRGTAHAVLAARGSLVDTHDDVLVAFADTPLVRPETFVDLRKALHGGAAVAALGFEARKPNGYGRFVTQGGELQAIVEDKDADKATRAITLCNAGLMALDGRKALAILDAISCDNAQNEYYLTDAVAVARAQGLKAVAQVAPEAEVQGVNDRSQLATVEADFQHHKRLEVMLAGATLVAPETVFFSHDTQIGRDVVIEPNVVFGPGVRVADNAVIHAFSHLEGASVGPSASIGPYARLRPGADLARGVRVGNFVEIKAAVIGEGAKVNHLTYIGDAEIGANANIGAGTITCNYDGFFKSKTIIGEGAFIGSNSALVAPVTIGAGAYVGSGSVITRDVQPDALAVARGRQMEREGWASAFRAAAQARKARQ, encoded by the coding sequence ATGCAGCCCGCCCGGACTTGCCTCGCCATCGTGCTGGCGGCAGGCGAGGGGACCCGGATGAAGTCGGCGCGGCCCAAGGTGCTGCACGAGGTGGCAGGCCGCTCGCTGCTCGGCCATGCCCTGGCTGCGGTCGCGGCCGCCGGTGCCGATGCGCTCGCCGTGGTGATCGGGCCTGACCGACCCGATGTCGAGGCAGAGGTGAAGAAGCACGCGCCGCACGCCGCGGTCTTCGTCCAGAGCGAGCGCAGGGGCACGGCGCACGCAGTGCTCGCGGCCCGCGGGAGCCTGGTCGACACGCATGACGACGTGCTGGTCGCCTTCGCCGACACACCGCTGGTACGCCCCGAAACCTTCGTCGACCTGCGCAAGGCCCTTCATGGCGGCGCTGCCGTCGCTGCGCTGGGCTTCGAGGCGCGCAAACCGAACGGTTATGGCCGCTTCGTTACGCAGGGCGGCGAACTGCAGGCGATCGTAGAGGACAAGGATGCAGACAAGGCGACTCGGGCGATCACGCTTTGCAATGCCGGGCTGATGGCGCTCGACGGCAGGAAGGCGCTCGCCATCCTCGACGCGATCAGCTGCGACAATGCGCAGAACGAATACTACCTGACCGACGCCGTCGCGGTGGCGCGCGCGCAGGGCCTGAAGGCCGTCGCCCAGGTCGCGCCGGAGGCCGAGGTACAGGGCGTCAACGACCGGTCCCAACTGGCAACGGTCGAGGCCGATTTCCAGCACCACAAGCGTCTGGAGGTGATGCTGGCCGGCGCCACGCTGGTCGCGCCCGAGACGGTGTTCTTCAGCCATGATACGCAGATCGGGCGCGATGTCGTGATCGAACCCAACGTCGTCTTCGGCCCCGGCGTACGGGTCGCGGACAACGCCGTCATCCACGCCTTCTCGCATCTGGAGGGGGCCAGCGTCGGGCCGAGCGCCTCGATCGGCCCCTACGCCCGTTTGCGGCCGGGTGCGGACCTGGCCAGGGGCGTCAGGGTCGGTAACTTCGTCGAGATCAAGGCGGCGGTGATCGGCGAGGGCGCCAAGGTCAATCACCTCACCTATATCGGCGATGCCGAGATCGGTGCGAACGCCAATATCGGCGCCGGCACGATCACCTGTAATTACGACGGCTTCTTCAAGTCGAAGACGATCATCGGGGAAGGCGCCTTCATCGGCTCGAACTCGGCGCTGGTCGCGCCGGTGACGATCGGGGCGGGTGCCTATGTCGGTTCGGGCTCGGTGATCACCCGCGACGTTCAGCCCGATGCGCTCGCCGTGGCGCGGGGCCGTCAGATGGAGCGCGAAGGCTGGGCTTCGGCGTTCCGGGCCGCCGCACAGGCCCGAAAGGCCAGGCAATAG
- a CDS encoding RidA family protein gives MAKRDAIFPANRHALYDVHQYSAAIRHGDLLFISGQVGSREDGSPEPVFEDQVRRAFANLRAVLAAAGATFDDVIDVISFHTDPATQFEKMMAIRAEEIGEPPYSTWTAVGVTWLAGFDFELKVVARIPVAAGSGAGSQG, from the coding sequence ATGGCCAAGCGCGACGCCATTTTCCCCGCCAACCGACATGCCCTCTACGACGTCCATCAGTACTCTGCCGCCATCCGGCATGGTGATCTGCTCTTCATTTCCGGCCAGGTCGGCAGCCGCGAGGACGGCTCGCCCGAGCCGGTGTTCGAGGATCAGGTCCGGCGCGCCTTTGCCAATCTGCGCGCGGTTCTGGCAGCGGCAGGCGCGACGTTCGACGACGTGATCGACGTCATCTCCTTCCACACCGACCCGGCGACGCAGTTCGAGAAGATGATGGCCATCCGGGCCGAGGAAATCGGCGAGCCGCCCTATTCGACCTGGACCGCTGTCGGCGTGACCTGGCTCGCCGGGTTCGACTTCGAGCTCAAGGTGGTCGCCCGCATCCCGGTGGCGGCCGGTAGCGGCGCAGGTTCGCAAGGCTGA
- a CDS encoding AraC family transcriptional regulator — protein sequence MDPIKKALWCIESRFASELSLDEIAEVSGVSRFHLSRAFGVATGRSVMRYVRERRLSEAARQLADGAPDILQVALDWGYGSHEAFTRAFREQFGLTPEELRARRDLSSLALVEPLSMHAATRIPLAEPRLVTSKPILIAGFNGHFSVDNTQGIPLLWQKIVPHFGHIPGQKGYVAYGASYNCDDLGAFDYIAGAEVTSFSELPDEFARLSVPEQRCAVFEHSGHITGIKQTYEAIWRDWLPKSGREPAMGVTLERMDQRFDGATGNGIVEIWVPLKS from the coding sequence ATGGACCCGATCAAGAAAGCCCTCTGGTGCATCGAAAGCCGCTTCGCCTCCGAGCTCTCGCTCGACGAGATCGCTGAGGTCAGCGGCGTCTCGCGCTTCCATCTCAGCCGCGCCTTCGGCGTGGCGACCGGCCGCTCGGTGATGCGCTATGTGCGCGAGCGCCGGCTTTCGGAAGCGGCGCGCCAGCTCGCTGATGGTGCGCCCGACATCCTCCAGGTCGCGCTCGACTGGGGCTATGGCTCTCACGAGGCCTTCACCCGCGCCTTCCGCGAGCAGTTCGGCCTCACGCCGGAAGAGCTGCGCGCCAGGCGCGACCTCTCCTCCCTTGCTCTCGTGGAGCCTCTGTCCATGCACGCCGCAACCCGAATTCCCCTCGCCGAGCCGCGCCTCGTCACCAGCAAACCGATCCTGATCGCCGGCTTCAACGGCCATTTCTCGGTCGACAACACGCAAGGCATCCCTTTGCTGTGGCAGAAGATCGTCCCGCATTTCGGCCATATCCCCGGCCAGAAGGGCTATGTCGCTTATGGCGCGAGCTATAATTGCGACGATCTTGGCGCCTTCGACTACATCGCCGGCGCCGAGGTCACGTCCTTCAGTGAGCTGCCCGACGAGTTCGCACGATTGAGCGTGCCGGAGCAGCGCTGCGCCGTCTTCGAGCACAGCGGCCACATCACCGGCATCAAGCAGACTTATGAGGCGATCTGGCGCGACTGGCTGCCGAAATCGGGCCGCGAGCCGGCGATGGGCGTGACGCTCGAGCGCATGGACCAACGCTTCGACGGTGCGACCGGCAACGGCATCGTCGAGATCTGGGTGCCGCTGAAGAGCTGA
- a CDS encoding DUF502 domain-containing protein, protein MNARMPDPRLVVQTDLLRPTFGTRLRRYFLTGLVLAAPLAITASVTWWFINLVDGMVKPLVPAQFWPENHLPFPLPGFGLIIALIGLTVIGFFAANLVGRTLIGAGESILDRMPVVRGLYKGVKQVFETIFSQSGTSFRKVGMVQFPQPGMWSIVFIAQEAAPDIASKLPDGEEQIGVFLPCTPNPTTGFFFYLPRREVVELTISVEDGAKLIMSAGLIQPGQPMSDGAK, encoded by the coding sequence ATGAACGCTCGCATGCCCGATCCGCGCCTCGTCGTTCAGACGGATCTGCTGCGGCCGACCTTCGGTACCAGGCTCAGGCGCTATTTCCTGACCGGACTGGTGCTGGCGGCGCCGCTCGCCATCACCGCCTCGGTAACCTGGTGGTTCATCAACCTGGTCGATGGGATGGTGAAGCCGCTGGTGCCGGCCCAGTTCTGGCCCGAGAACCATTTGCCATTCCCGCTGCCGGGCTTCGGCTTGATCATCGCGCTGATCGGCCTGACGGTGATCGGCTTCTTCGCCGCAAACCTCGTCGGGCGCACGCTGATCGGCGCCGGGGAGTCGATCCTCGACCGCATGCCGGTGGTGCGAGGCCTGTACAAGGGCGTGAAACAGGTCTTCGAGACGATCTTCTCCCAGTCGGGCACCTCGTTCCGCAAGGTCGGAATGGTGCAGTTCCCTCAGCCGGGGATGTGGTCGATCGTCTTCATCGCGCAGGAGGCGGCGCCCGATATCGCCTCCAAGCTGCCCGATGGTGAGGAGCAGATCGGCGTCTTCCTGCCCTGCACGCCGAACCCGACGACCGGTTTCTTCTTCTACCTGCCGCGGCGGGAGGTGGTGGAGCTGACGATTTCGGTCGAGGACGGCGCAAAGTTGATCATGTCCGCCGGGCTGATCCAGCCCGGCCAGCCCATGTCCGACGGGGCGAAATAG
- the glmS gene encoding glutamine--fructose-6-phosphate transaminase (isomerizing): MCGIVGILGKQAVAGQVVEALRRLEYRGYDSAGVATLEGGRLSRRRAEGKLKNLEVRLSNEPLGGLIGIGHTRWATHGKPTETNAHPHATEKLAVVHNGIIENFRELKAELEADGHIFSSETDTEVIAHLVTRELDRGKDPVAAVGASLPHLRGAFALAFLFEGQEDLLIGARKGSPLAVGLGDGEMYLGSDALALAPFTNLIAYLDEGDWVVLNRKGATFYDAEGSQVDRRAQRVAAGAFLVEKGNHHHFMAKEIYEQPEVVGHTLTHYVDMANGVTRLPFETPFDWKNLSRLSVSACGTAYYAGLTAKYWFEKLARLPVEIDVASEFRYREAPLPANGLALFVSQSGETADTLACLRYARQEGQHVMSVVNVPTSTIARESDVVAPTLAGPEIGVASTKAFTCQLTALAGLAIAAARARGTLSAEQEARYVQELIALPGLMAQALTLEPEIEKLARKLSRARDVLYLGRGTAFPLALEGALKLKEISYIHAEGYPAGELKHGPIALIDEDMPVIVIAPHDALFEKTASNMQEVAARGGRIILITDAKGAAEAGIVPEATIIMPEMDPLFAPIVYAVPIQMIAYQTAVFMGKDVDQPRNLAKSVTVE, encoded by the coding sequence ATGTGCGGGATCGTGGGCATTCTCGGCAAACAGGCCGTCGCAGGTCAGGTCGTCGAGGCGCTTCGGCGGCTCGAATATCGCGGCTATGATTCCGCCGGCGTCGCGACGCTCGAAGGCGGCCGGCTCAGCCGCCGCCGCGCCGAGGGCAAGCTCAAGAATCTCGAAGTGCGCCTGTCCAACGAGCCGCTCGGGGGCCTGATCGGCATTGGCCACACGCGCTGGGCGACGCATGGCAAGCCGACCGAGACCAACGCCCATCCGCACGCAACGGAGAAGCTGGCGGTCGTCCATAACGGCATCATCGAGAACTTCCGCGAGCTCAAGGCCGAGCTCGAGGCGGACGGCCATATCTTTTCGAGCGAGACCGACACCGAGGTCATCGCCCATCTCGTCACCCGCGAGCTCGACCGCGGTAAGGATCCTGTCGCAGCAGTCGGGGCTTCGCTGCCGCATCTGCGCGGCGCGTTTGCGCTCGCTTTCCTGTTCGAAGGGCAGGAAGACCTGCTGATCGGCGCCCGCAAGGGCTCGCCGCTGGCGGTCGGCCTCGGCGACGGCGAGATGTATCTCGGCTCGGACGCGCTGGCGCTGGCGCCCTTCACCAATCTGATCGCCTATCTCGACGAGGGCGACTGGGTGGTGCTGAACCGCAAGGGTGCGACCTTTTACGACGCCGAAGGGAGCCAAGTCGATCGCCGCGCCCAGCGCGTCGCGGCCGGCGCCTTTCTGGTCGAGAAGGGCAACCATCACCACTTCATGGCCAAGGAGATCTACGAGCAGCCGGAAGTGGTCGGCCATACGCTGACGCATTATGTCGACATGGCGAATGGTGTGACGCGGCTGCCTTTCGAGACGCCATTCGACTGGAAGAACCTGTCGCGCCTCTCCGTCTCGGCCTGTGGCACCGCCTATTATGCCGGGCTCACCGCCAAATACTGGTTCGAGAAGCTGGCGCGCCTGCCGGTCGAGATCGATGTCGCCTCGGAGTTCCGCTATCGCGAGGCGCCGCTGCCGGCGAACGGGCTCGCGCTCTTCGTCTCGCAATCGGGTGAGACGGCCGACACACTCGCCTGCCTGCGTTATGCCCGTCAGGAAGGCCAGCACGTCATGTCGGTCGTCAACGTGCCGACCTCGACGATCGCTCGCGAGAGCGATGTCGTCGCCCCGACGCTGGCCGGCCCCGAGATCGGCGTTGCCTCGACCAAGGCCTTTACCTGCCAGCTGACAGCACTCGCCGGCCTCGCCATCGCCGCCGCCCGTGCCCGCGGTACGCTCTCGGCCGAGCAGGAGGCGCGTTACGTCCAGGAGCTGATCGCACTGCCAGGTCTGATGGCCCAGGCGCTGACGCTCGAACCCGAGATCGAGAAGCTTGCCCGCAAGCTCTCCAGGGCGCGCGACGTGCTCTATCTTGGCCGCGGCACCGCTTTCCCGCTAGCGCTGGAAGGCGCGCTGAAGCTCAAGGAAATCAGCTACATCCACGCCGAAGGTTATCCGGCTGGCGAGCTCAAGCATGGTCCGATCGCACTGATCGACGAGGACATGCCAGTCATCGTCATCGCCCCGCATGATGCGCTCTTCGAGAAGACCGCCTCGAACATGCAGGAGGTCGCGGCGCGTGGCGGCCGGATCATCCTGATCACCGACGCCAAGGGCGCTGCCGAAGCCGGGATCGTGCCGGAGGCGACGATCATCATGCCGGAGATGGATCCGCTGTTCGCGCCGATCGTCTATGCGGTGCCGATCCAGATGATCGCCTACCAGACGGCCGTCTTCATGGGCAAGGACGTCGATCAGCCGCGCAATCTGGCGAAGTCGGTCACCGTCGAGTGA
- a CDS encoding LysR family transcriptional regulator gives MARPSLNDLTAFVTVATRRSFRRAADELGTAPSTLSHAMRALEERMGVRLLNRTTRSVSPTEAGFELLGRLQPALATLDEALDSIAIFRGSLAGTVRINAPRLGASLLVRDVLPAMADRFPDVVVDLVVEGKLIDIVAAGFDAGVRLVDSIPKDMIAVPFAGAVSFVCIASPAYLERFGEPHTPDELTRHRCIGHRVPNGKLYRWEFERAGQMLTADTIGPLILDDEELMVDAAIKGLGIAYVASPAAEAALAEGRLRRVLAAWTPAPERVAIYYPGHRAVPPTLRAFLDVAKTAQS, from the coding sequence ATGGCTCGCCCATCGCTCAACGATCTCACCGCCTTCGTCACTGTCGCGACCCGCCGCAGCTTCCGGCGCGCGGCGGACGAGCTCGGCACCGCGCCTTCCACATTGAGCCATGCGATGCGTGCCCTCGAGGAGCGCATGGGCGTGCGCCTGCTCAACCGCACGACGCGCAGCGTCTCGCCGACCGAAGCGGGCTTCGAACTACTCGGCCGGCTTCAGCCTGCCCTCGCCACATTGGATGAGGCGCTCGACAGCATCGCCATCTTTCGCGGCAGCTTGGCCGGGACGGTCCGGATCAACGCGCCACGACTGGGGGCTTCGCTTCTCGTCCGCGACGTTCTCCCCGCCATGGCGGATCGCTTTCCCGATGTGGTCGTCGACCTCGTCGTCGAGGGAAAGCTGATCGACATCGTGGCCGCCGGGTTCGATGCCGGCGTGCGGCTCGTCGATTCGATTCCGAAGGACATGATCGCCGTGCCCTTCGCCGGCGCGGTCAGCTTCGTCTGCATCGCATCGCCGGCCTATCTTGAACGCTTCGGCGAGCCGCATACGCCTGATGAACTCACGCGCCATCGCTGCATCGGTCACCGTGTACCCAACGGCAAGCTCTATCGCTGGGAGTTCGAACGGGCCGGCCAGATGCTGACGGCCGATACCATTGGGCCTCTCATTCTGGACGATGAGGAGCTGATGGTGGACGCTGCGATCAAGGGCCTCGGCATCGCCTATGTTGCCAGCCCGGCCGCCGAAGCCGCCCTGGCCGAGGGGCGTCTTCGCCGGGTTCTGGCGGCCTGGACGCCCGCTCCCGAACGCGTCGCGATCTACTATCCCGGCCACCGCGCCGTGCCGCCGACGCTGCGGGCCTTCCTCGATGTCGCCAAGACTGCGCAATCGTAG
- the recG gene encoding ATP-dependent DNA helicase RecG has translation MKPLRPSLLDPLFAPATALSGVGPKLAKALDKLLGDETHAARVIDLLFHLPTGAIDRRPSESIAEAPIGEIATFSARVTEHRPAPPTKAKAPYRIIVEDETGDVTLVFFHADVRHLLQTLPIGAYRIISGKLELWDGMRQMVHPDRMLDPKLAATLPSVEPVYGLTEGIGGRVMARIAAGAAERCPELPEWQDEAFAARNDFVPFRNAIDALHHPVDLKAATGETVARRRIAYDELLASQIALALVRRQQKKAAGRATAGDGALRHAIETALPFTLTDGQRKAIADIHDDMEKPERMLRLLQGDVGSGKTVVALMAMAAAAEARRQSVLMAPTEILARQHAERLAPLADKAGLKLALLTGREKGAGRRQVLEGLANGEIDIVVGTHALFQEGVAFHDLALAVVDEQHRFGVHQRLLLGAKGEAVDILVMTATPIPRTLALTWFGDMDVSILSEKPAGRKPITTRAISLERYDEVVGAVGRALDGGAQVYWVCPLVQESDTLDVAAAQERFEALQAIFGDKVGLLHGQMPGRGKDAAMAAFSGGQTRVLVSTTVIEVGVDVPNASVMVIEHAERFGLAQLHQLRGRIGRGSAASTCLLLYKGPLGQVAEARLTIMRESEDGFRIAEEDLRLRGEGEVLGTRQSGSPDWRIARPEIDGDLLAAARDDARLLIERDPQLETPRGQAIRTLLYLFERDVAIRLLRAG, from the coding sequence GTGAAGCCATTGCGTCCATCTCTCCTCGATCCGCTCTTCGCCCCGGCCACGGCCCTTTCCGGCGTCGGCCCCAAGCTCGCCAAGGCGCTCGACAAGCTGCTGGGCGACGAGACGCATGCCGCCCGCGTCATCGATCTGCTCTTCCATCTGCCGACCGGCGCGATCGACCGGCGGCCGAGCGAAAGCATCGCCGAGGCGCCGATTGGCGAGATCGCGACCTTCTCGGCGAGGGTGACCGAGCATCGCCCTGCCCCGCCGACCAAGGCCAAGGCGCCCTACCGCATCATCGTCGAGGACGAGACCGGCGACGTAACGCTGGTCTTCTTCCATGCCGATGTCCGCCACCTCCTGCAGACCCTGCCTATCGGCGCCTATCGCATCATCTCCGGAAAGCTCGAGCTCTGGGACGGCATGCGCCAGATGGTGCATCCCGATCGCATGCTCGATCCCAAGCTCGCCGCCACCTTGCCCTCGGTCGAGCCGGTCTACGGGCTGACCGAAGGCATTGGCGGGCGCGTCATGGCGCGGATCGCCGCCGGCGCGGCCGAGCGCTGTCCGGAGCTGCCGGAATGGCAGGACGAGGCTTTCGCTGCCCGCAACGACTTCGTGCCCTTCCGCAACGCGATCGACGCCCTGCACCACCCTGTCGACTTGAAGGCTGCGACCGGCGAAACCGTCGCGCGCCGGCGCATCGCCTATGACGAATTGCTCGCCAGCCAGATCGCGCTTGCCCTGGTGCGCCGCCAGCAAAAGAAGGCGGCCGGCCGCGCCACGGCGGGCGACGGGGCGCTGCGCCACGCTATCGAGACCGCCCTGCCCTTCACGCTGACCGACGGCCAGCGCAAGGCGATCGCCGACATTCATGACGATATGGAAAAGCCCGAGCGGATGCTGCGCCTGCTCCAGGGCGATGTCGGCTCGGGCAAGACCGTGGTCGCGCTGATGGCGATGGCCGCTGCCGCCGAAGCAAGGCGACAATCGGTGCTGATGGCGCCGACCGAGATCCTGGCGCGCCAGCATGCCGAGCGCCTCGCGCCGCTCGCCGACAAGGCCGGCCTCAAGCTTGCCCTGCTCACCGGCCGCGAGAAGGGCGCCGGCCGCCGGCAGGTGCTGGAAGGCTTGGCGAATGGCGAGATCGACATCGTCGTCGGCACCCACGCGCTCTTCCAGGAAGGCGTCGCCTTCCATGATCTGGCGCTCGCCGTCGTCGACGAGCAGCATCGGTTTGGCGTGCACCAGCGCCTGCTGCTCGGCGCCAAGGGCGAGGCGGTCGATATCCTGGTGATGACCGCGACGCCGATCCCCCGCACGCTGGCACTGACCTGGTTCGGCGACATGGACGTCTCGATCCTCTCCGAGAAGCCGGCCGGCCGGAAGCCGATCACGACGCGGGCGATCTCGCTGGAGCGCTACGACGAGGTCGTCGGCGCGGTCGGACGCGCGCTGGATGGCGGCGCGCAGGTCTACTGGGTCTGCCCGCTGGTGCAGGAATCCGACACGCTCGACGTTGCCGCGGCACAGGAGCGCTTCGAGGCGCTGCAAGCCATCTTCGGCGACAAGGTCGGCCTGCTGCACGGCCAGATGCCGGGACGTGGCAAGGACGCGGCGATGGCGGCCTTCTCCGGCGGGCAGACGCGCGTTCTGGTCTCGACCACGGTGATTGAGGTCGGCGTCGACGTGCCCAATGCCTCGGTGATGGTGATCGAGCATGCCGAGCGCTTCGGCCTCGCCCAACTCCATCAATTACGCGGGCGGATCGGGCGCGGCAGCGCAGCCTCGACCTGCCTGCTGCTCTACAAGGGCCCGCTAGGCCAGGTGGCGGAAGCGCGCCTGACTATCATGCGCGAGAGCGAGGACGGCTTCCGCATCGCCGAGGAGGATCTGCGCCTGCGCGGTGAAGGCGAGGTGCTCGGCACGCGCCAGTCCGGTTCACCCGACTGGCGCATCGCCCGCCCGGAGATCGACGGCGACCTGCTGGCGGCGGCGCGCGACGATGCCCGCCTGCTGATCGAGCGCGACCCGCAGCTGGAAACGCCGCGCGGCCAGGCGATCCGGACGCTGCTCTATCTGTTCGAGCGCGACGTCGCGATCCGCCTGCTGCGGGCGGGGTGA
- a CDS encoding FAD assembly factor SdhE, which yields MSGSTRSSEGLDPRRRKILFRAWHRGMRETDLIMGRFADAQIGALSEAELDEFERLIEVLDRDLLSWVTGEADVPENYDSDVFRQLKAFHQHDKPIHV from the coding sequence ATGAGTGGCTCGACCCGTAGCAGCGAAGGTCTCGACCCGCGCCGGCGCAAGATCCTGTTCCGCGCCTGGCATCGTGGCATGCGCGAGACCGATCTGATCATGGGCCGCTTCGCCGATGCGCAGATCGGCGCGCTGAGCGAGGCCGAACTCGACGAGTTCGAGCGGCTGATCGAGGTGCTCGACCGCGACCTGCTGAGCTGGGTGACGGGCGAGGCTGACGTGCCGGAGAACTACGACAGCGATGTCTTCCGGCAACTGAAGGCGTTCCACCAGCACGACAAGCCGATCCATGTCTGA